The Solirubrobacterales bacterium genome contains a region encoding:
- a CDS encoding precorrin-8X methylmutase: MIDYLRDGTAIYERSFRMIRAESDLSGLDSIAARAVVRMIHACGMVDLPRDVAVSPGFGIAAEVALQAGAPILCDTSMVAAGITRSRLPAENEVICTLPDPKVPALAKAMNTTRTAAALELWRSSLKGSVAVIGNAPTALFRLLEMIDEGADLPAAIIGVPVGFVGASESKVALVEHALAPEFLVVHGRRGGSAMAVAAVNALGIRKE, from the coding sequence ATGATCGACTATCTACGCGATGGCACGGCGATCTACGAGCGGTCATTCAGAATGATCCGCGCGGAATCGGACCTTTCAGGTCTTGACTCGATTGCTGCGCGCGCCGTCGTGCGGATGATTCATGCCTGCGGGATGGTCGACCTCCCCCGCGATGTCGCGGTTTCGCCCGGATTCGGAATTGCTGCTGAGGTCGCGCTTCAGGCTGGCGCGCCGATTCTTTGCGACACATCGATGGTCGCGGCCGGCATCACACGCTCACGGCTTCCGGCCGAGAACGAAGTAATTTGCACGCTCCCCGACCCCAAGGTTCCGGCGCTGGCGAAAGCGATGAACACCACCCGCACTGCCGCCGCACTGGAGCTTTGGAGGAGTTCTTTGAAGGGCTCGGTTGCGGTGATCGGAAATGCGCCGACGGCGCTTTTTCGGTTGCTCGAAATGATCGATGAAGGAGCGGATCTTCCTGCCGCGATCATTGGCGTCCCCGTTGGATTTGTCGGCGCAAGCGAATCGAAGGTCGCCCTCGTCGAGCATGCCTTGGCGCCAGAGTTTCTGGTCGTCCACGGACGCCGGGGCGGCAGCGCAATGGCGGTCGCGGCTGTCAACGCGTTGGGCATTCGGAAGGAGTAG
- a CDS encoding precorrin-3B synthase, translating into MSGRTNEDRCPDVLGLHAAEDGHLARIRVPGGRLDAAQIGALAAASERGNGIAELTGRANMQIRGLSGGAGRSLAQLLGDGGFAISPTHEHARNILASPLAGRHPTSLTQTDALVDMLDRELQNDTELSQLSGRFLFAIDDGSSLAGGQNPDVALIAEAHGAAGLALRLELGGCPTELVASANASVALAIQAARAFLELQVGLNLRAWRLNEIESGPEQVAERLCTTVRRSSSRTARGLDCGSLEQRDGNFAVTAMPPLGRMNASVLERLSKLLRAEGRELRLSPARTLSIVDVPADRVEPLQQELSALGLAVAPCSGWEGLSACAGRGACANALIDVRAAAARRAGAANRRVRRPATEHWSACERRCGEPKGAEMAVAAEKLGLRVRTRQVNLLLEDVDSAVELLDAESSCP; encoded by the coding sequence ATGAGTGGCAGGACCAACGAGGACCGATGCCCGGACGTCCTTGGCCTACACGCGGCCGAGGACGGCCATCTTGCCCGGATCCGGGTCCCAGGGGGACGGCTCGACGCCGCTCAGATTGGCGCGCTGGCGGCGGCGTCTGAGCGCGGGAACGGCATCGCTGAGCTGACGGGGCGCGCCAACATGCAGATCCGCGGACTGTCAGGCGGAGCGGGCCGCTCGCTCGCGCAGCTCCTTGGGGACGGCGGATTCGCCATTTCACCAACCCACGAACATGCACGCAACATTCTTGCGAGCCCGCTCGCCGGCCGCCACCCGACGTCGCTTACGCAGACCGATGCCCTCGTTGACATGCTCGACCGTGAATTGCAGAACGACACAGAACTTTCGCAGCTGTCTGGCCGTTTTTTGTTTGCGATTGACGACGGCTCGAGCCTGGCCGGCGGCCAGAACCCTGACGTAGCGCTAATCGCCGAGGCGCACGGCGCTGCGGGCCTGGCGCTACGCCTCGAACTTGGCGGTTGTCCGACGGAGCTCGTGGCCAGTGCCAACGCGAGTGTCGCGCTCGCGATCCAAGCGGCGCGTGCGTTTCTTGAACTTCAGGTCGGACTAAATCTGCGCGCTTGGCGCTTGAACGAAATCGAGTCCGGTCCTGAGCAGGTCGCAGAGCGGCTCTGCACCACAGTTCGTCGATCGAGTTCACGCACGGCGCGAGGACTGGACTGCGGTTCGCTCGAGCAGCGTGATGGCAACTTCGCCGTTACCGCGATGCCTCCGCTTGGACGCATGAACGCATCCGTTCTCGAACGGCTGAGCAAGCTACTGCGAGCCGAAGGGCGTGAACTCCGGCTCTCGCCCGCTCGCACGCTCTCAATCGTCGACGTCCCCGCCGACCGAGTCGAGCCGCTTCAGCAGGAGTTATCTGCGCTTGGCCTCGCGGTTGCGCCGTGCTCGGGCTGGGAAGGCCTCTCGGCCTGCGCGGGCAGGGGTGCCTGCGCAAACGCGTTGATCGACGTCCGCGCGGCTGCGGCCCGGCGTGCGGGCGCAGCGAATCGTCGTGTGCGGCGGCCCGCTACCGAGCATTGGTCGGCATGTGAGCGGCGCTGCGGAGAGCCAAAGGGCGCAGAAATGGCCGTCGCGGCCGAGAAATTGGGCCTGCGCGTACGCACTCGGCAGGTGAATCTCTTGCTCGAAGATGTCGACTCAGCAGTTGAACTGCTCGACGCGGAAAGTTCCTGCCCATGA